In Maniola jurtina chromosome 2, ilManJurt1.1, whole genome shotgun sequence, the following proteins share a genomic window:
- the LOC123877247 gene encoding WD repeat and HMG-box DNA-binding protein 1 isoform X1 codes for MKIDSKPLRYAHAEGHTDVCYTEDGRHIITCGHDGDVRIWLDIEDDDPNSHCVGENALAVCFKDSRLYVATDNHAVQAYTFPAFDKDGIITRFTAPVTQILSKPKIEALGCTSENMEAKICSLEGGAPLFVMSEHKGPVLSIAICPHMKYACTASGDGAMRVWDIDTQKVVKEVTCVPKINTFFAAKVLCRMDFEPSEGKLLAYPQNREIVILDCESWSQRMTFTHSTIKCAISQCLFSPCGQYLAGSTVAGQIAVWEVESGTCIGVIEHPTSHNVSAMAWNPKGNGVLVYCDVAGQLGMLVNCYGKESARAGSDDVEMVERAEDDDNDEILDNLIENYESDDDNAISLEKIKNETLGLVDKGDSRPTSAAPPPAPATTPPQPPFQPSATPVHLEHRYMCWNDVGIVRCHTADNGESSIDVEFHDSGVHHGIHLNNYLNHTMASLSSHVLALACETPSKLVCILLVGSSKEWSVSMPETEEILCVVATSGLVACATNARLLRLFTPCGTQRQVISLAGPVVALAGFNTTVLATYHHTDPGLSDQHLAMDIVALNGRQVRSKTVPLPLTPGSKLSWIGTTDVGSPCAYDNTGTLRLYDVSSSVWMPICDTTTHSKGASDSWFIVSISEPTQKVRAILCRGTSFPLTVPKPIVAELSIQIPLCELDTEKAQYEEQLVRWAHTTSEVDVKAARETALKLFALACRSEIEQRALELMELLKDDRLLPLAAKYASRLGRMHLADKLSNLAETWERDADKFNIAQNSHFQELETQETYDVANTEQDLNESLIIPQKTIKRKIENDTPIKPIPIKPSPGGARNPFRKQQETAKVVQSPLTLTERTLVEVHATKDPSDVIVCVSDSLKPHEGETFVDWFSRNKSSLEKENPELTPSELTRHCVRTFKSLQSKNTENGLKRKLNESIEEPSVVNTPKQSKLSAFAFSKKT; via the exons ATGAAAATCGACAGCAAACCCCTACGATACGCTCATGCTGAAGGGCATACAGACGTGTGTTACACAGAGGATGGAAG GCACATAATAACCTGTGGGCATGATGGTGATGTCAGAATATGGCTTGATATTGAGGACGATGATCCAAATTCCCACTGTGTTGGTGAAAATGCCCTTGCAGTGTGTTTCAAAGACAGCAGACTGTATGTGGCTACTGATAACCATGCAGTGCAAGCGTACACCTTCCCAGCGTTTGATAAAGATGGAATTATTACTAGGTTCACTGCACCAGTCACACAGATTCTATCAAAACCAAAAATTGAG GCTTTAGGATGTACATCAGAAAACATGGAAGCAAAAATCTGCAGTCTTGAAGGAGGTGCCCCCTTATTTGTGATGTCAGAGCACAAAGGTCCTGTGCTAAGTATAGCAATATGTCCACACATGAAATATGCTTGCACAGCTTCTGGAGATGGTGCTATGAGGGTCTGGGATATAGACACACAGAAAGTTGTAAAAGAGGTCACATGTGTTCCAAAAATTAACACTTTCTTTGCAGCCAAAGTGTTAT GTCGTATGGATTTTGAGCCATCAGAAGGAAAGCTTCTGGCTTATCCACAAAACAGAGAGATAGTTATTTTGGACTGTGAAAGCTGGAGTCAACGAATGACATTTACTCATAGTACT ATAAAATGTGCCATATCACAATGCCTGTTCTCCCCATGTGGGCAGTATCTAGCTGGAAGTACAGTGGCTGGTCAGATAGCTGTGTGGGAGGTAGAATCGGGGACCTGTATAGGTGTTATTGAGCACCCCACCTCCCATAATGTGTCTGCTATGGCATGGAACCCTAAAG GCAATGGAGTCCTTGTATACTGTGACGTGGCAGGTCAATTAGGCATGTTGGTGAACTGCTACGGCAAAGAAAGTGCCAGGGCTGGTAGTGATGATGTTGAAATGGTTGAAAGAGCTGAAGATGATG acAATGACGAAATACTAGACAACCTCATTGAGAACTACGAGAGTGATGACGACAACGCCATATCATTGGAGAAAATAAAGAATGAAACCCTCGGCTTGGTTGACAAAGGCGACTCTCGGCCTACCTCTGCGGCCCCTCCCCCTGCGCCTGCCACCACTCCCCCGCAGCCGCCCTTCCAGCCATCCGCTACCCCGGTTCATTTAGAACACAG ATACATGTGCTGGAACGACGTAGGCATCGTCCGCTGCCACACTGCAGATAACGGCGAATCGAGTATCGACGTGGAATTCCATGACTCTGGCGTCCACCACGGCATACACCTCAACAACTACCTCAACCACACCATGGCCAGCTTGTCCTCACATGTGTTGGCGCTAGCATGCGAAACGCCCAG TAAACTGGTGTGCATATTGTTAGTGGGCAGCAGTAAGGAATGGAGCGTGTCTATGCCCGAGACGGAGGAGATCCTTTGCGTAGTCGCCACTAGTGGCCTGGTCGCTTGTGCTACCAACGCGAGGCTGCTTAGACTCTTCACGCCTTGTGGGACTCAGAGACAG GTGATCTCGTTAGCCGGTCCGGTCGTAGCTTTGGCGGGTTTCAACACCACCGTGCTCGCGACTTACCATCACACGGACCCCGGCCTCTCAGACCAACACCTTGCTATGGATATTGTAGCACTTAATG GACGTCAAGTACGCAGCAAAACAGTCCCTCTGCCCTTGACCCCAGGGTCCAAATTATCTTGGATCGGCACCACAGACGTAGGGTCACCATGTGCTTACGATAATACTGGCACATTGAGACTGTATGATGTGTCTAGCAGTGTGTGGATGCCGATATGTGATACCACTACACATTCAAAAGGCGCTTCGGATTCTTGGTTTATAGTTTCG ATAAGTGAGCCAACACAGAAGGTGCGAGCGATCCTGTGCAGGGGGACTTCGTTCCCACTGACGGTTCCCAAACCAATCGTCGCCGAACTTTCTATACAG ATTCCCCTTTGTGAATTGGACACCGAAAAAGCCCAATACGAGGAACAGTTAGTACGATGGGCCCACACTACATCAGAAGTTGACGTGAAGGCAGCTAGAGAAACTGCTCTCAAATTATTTGCT CTGGCCTGCCGAAGCGAAATAGAGCAGAGGGCGCTTGAACTTATGGAACTACTAAAAGACGACCGTTTGCTTCCTCTTGCGGCCAAATACGCGTCGCGGTTAGGCCGAATGCATTTGGCCGACAAGTTATCAAATCTGGCCGAAACGTGGGAAAGAGATGCCGACAAATTCAAtatagcccagaactctcactTCCAAGAACTAGAAACTCAGGAAACATATGACGTCGCTAACACTGAACAGGATCTCAACGAGAGTTTGATTATACCGCAAAAAACtatcaaaagaaaaattgaaaatgataCACCTATTAAACCAATT ccaataaaACCATCCCCCGGCGGTGCGAGGAATCCGTTTCGGAAGCAGCAAGAAACAGCAAAGGTTGTCCAGAGTCCGCTAACCTTGACCGAGAGGACGCTTGTTGAGGTGCACGCCACTAAAGACCCAAGCGATGTGATTGTGTGTGTAAGTGAT TCTTTGAAGCCACACGAAGGGGAAACATTCGTAGACTGGTTTTCTCGCAATAAATCGTCATTGGAAAAAGAGAACCCTGAACTTACTCCATCCGAATTAACCCGGCATTGTGTGAGAACATTCAAATCACTTCAAAGTAAAAACACAGAAAATGGACTGAAAAGAAAGCTTAATGAAAGTATTGAAGAACCATCAGTCGTGAACACTCCGAAACAATCGAAACTTAGTGCCTTCGCGTTTTCTAAGAAAACTTAA
- the LOC123877247 gene encoding WD repeat and HMG-box DNA-binding protein 1 isoform X2 yields the protein MKIDSKPLRYAHAEGHTDVCYTEDGRHIITCGHDGDVRIWLDIEDDDPNSHCVGENALAVCFKDSRLYVATDNHAVQAYTFPAFDKDGIITRFTAPVTQILSKPKIEALGCTSENMEAKICSLEGGAPLFVMSEHKGPVLSIAICPHMKYACTASGDGAMRVWDIDTQKVVKEVTCVPKINTFFAAKVLCRMDFEPSEGKLLAYPQNREIVILDCESWSQRMTFTHSTIKCAISQCLFSPCGQYLAGSTVAGQIAVWEVESGTCIGVIEHPTSHNVSAMAWNPKGNGVLVYCDVAGQLGMLVNCYGKESARAGSDDVEMVERAEDDDNDEILDNLIENYESDDDNAISLEKIKNETLGLVDKGDSRPTSAAPPPAPATTPPQPPFQPSATPVHLEHRYMCWNDVGIVRCHTADNGESSIDVEFHDSGVHHGIHLNNYLNHTMASLSSHVLALACETPSKLVCILLVGSSKEWSVSMPETEEILCVVATSGLVACATNARLLRLFTPCGTQRQVISLAGPVVALAGFNTTVLATYHHTDPGLSDQHLAMDIVALNGRQVRSKTVPLPLTPGSKLSWIGTTDVGSPCAYDNTGTLRLYDVSSSVWMPICDTTTHSKGASDSWFIVSISEPTQKVRAILCRGTSFPLTVPKPIVAELSIQIPLCELDTEKAQYEEQLVRWAHTTSEVDVKAARETALKLFALACRSEIEQRALELMELLKDDRLLPLAAKYASRLGRMHLADKLSNLAETWERDADKFNIAQNSHFQELETQETYDVANTEQDLNESLIIPQKTIKRKIENDTPIKPIPIKPSPGGARNPFRKQQETAKVVQSPLTLTERTLVEVHATKDPSDVIVFFEATRRGNIRRLVFSQ from the exons ATGAAAATCGACAGCAAACCCCTACGATACGCTCATGCTGAAGGGCATACAGACGTGTGTTACACAGAGGATGGAAG GCACATAATAACCTGTGGGCATGATGGTGATGTCAGAATATGGCTTGATATTGAGGACGATGATCCAAATTCCCACTGTGTTGGTGAAAATGCCCTTGCAGTGTGTTTCAAAGACAGCAGACTGTATGTGGCTACTGATAACCATGCAGTGCAAGCGTACACCTTCCCAGCGTTTGATAAAGATGGAATTATTACTAGGTTCACTGCACCAGTCACACAGATTCTATCAAAACCAAAAATTGAG GCTTTAGGATGTACATCAGAAAACATGGAAGCAAAAATCTGCAGTCTTGAAGGAGGTGCCCCCTTATTTGTGATGTCAGAGCACAAAGGTCCTGTGCTAAGTATAGCAATATGTCCACACATGAAATATGCTTGCACAGCTTCTGGAGATGGTGCTATGAGGGTCTGGGATATAGACACACAGAAAGTTGTAAAAGAGGTCACATGTGTTCCAAAAATTAACACTTTCTTTGCAGCCAAAGTGTTAT GTCGTATGGATTTTGAGCCATCAGAAGGAAAGCTTCTGGCTTATCCACAAAACAGAGAGATAGTTATTTTGGACTGTGAAAGCTGGAGTCAACGAATGACATTTACTCATAGTACT ATAAAATGTGCCATATCACAATGCCTGTTCTCCCCATGTGGGCAGTATCTAGCTGGAAGTACAGTGGCTGGTCAGATAGCTGTGTGGGAGGTAGAATCGGGGACCTGTATAGGTGTTATTGAGCACCCCACCTCCCATAATGTGTCTGCTATGGCATGGAACCCTAAAG GCAATGGAGTCCTTGTATACTGTGACGTGGCAGGTCAATTAGGCATGTTGGTGAACTGCTACGGCAAAGAAAGTGCCAGGGCTGGTAGTGATGATGTTGAAATGGTTGAAAGAGCTGAAGATGATG acAATGACGAAATACTAGACAACCTCATTGAGAACTACGAGAGTGATGACGACAACGCCATATCATTGGAGAAAATAAAGAATGAAACCCTCGGCTTGGTTGACAAAGGCGACTCTCGGCCTACCTCTGCGGCCCCTCCCCCTGCGCCTGCCACCACTCCCCCGCAGCCGCCCTTCCAGCCATCCGCTACCCCGGTTCATTTAGAACACAG ATACATGTGCTGGAACGACGTAGGCATCGTCCGCTGCCACACTGCAGATAACGGCGAATCGAGTATCGACGTGGAATTCCATGACTCTGGCGTCCACCACGGCATACACCTCAACAACTACCTCAACCACACCATGGCCAGCTTGTCCTCACATGTGTTGGCGCTAGCATGCGAAACGCCCAG TAAACTGGTGTGCATATTGTTAGTGGGCAGCAGTAAGGAATGGAGCGTGTCTATGCCCGAGACGGAGGAGATCCTTTGCGTAGTCGCCACTAGTGGCCTGGTCGCTTGTGCTACCAACGCGAGGCTGCTTAGACTCTTCACGCCTTGTGGGACTCAGAGACAG GTGATCTCGTTAGCCGGTCCGGTCGTAGCTTTGGCGGGTTTCAACACCACCGTGCTCGCGACTTACCATCACACGGACCCCGGCCTCTCAGACCAACACCTTGCTATGGATATTGTAGCACTTAATG GACGTCAAGTACGCAGCAAAACAGTCCCTCTGCCCTTGACCCCAGGGTCCAAATTATCTTGGATCGGCACCACAGACGTAGGGTCACCATGTGCTTACGATAATACTGGCACATTGAGACTGTATGATGTGTCTAGCAGTGTGTGGATGCCGATATGTGATACCACTACACATTCAAAAGGCGCTTCGGATTCTTGGTTTATAGTTTCG ATAAGTGAGCCAACACAGAAGGTGCGAGCGATCCTGTGCAGGGGGACTTCGTTCCCACTGACGGTTCCCAAACCAATCGTCGCCGAACTTTCTATACAG ATTCCCCTTTGTGAATTGGACACCGAAAAAGCCCAATACGAGGAACAGTTAGTACGATGGGCCCACACTACATCAGAAGTTGACGTGAAGGCAGCTAGAGAAACTGCTCTCAAATTATTTGCT CTGGCCTGCCGAAGCGAAATAGAGCAGAGGGCGCTTGAACTTATGGAACTACTAAAAGACGACCGTTTGCTTCCTCTTGCGGCCAAATACGCGTCGCGGTTAGGCCGAATGCATTTGGCCGACAAGTTATCAAATCTGGCCGAAACGTGGGAAAGAGATGCCGACAAATTCAAtatagcccagaactctcactTCCAAGAACTAGAAACTCAGGAAACATATGACGTCGCTAACACTGAACAGGATCTCAACGAGAGTTTGATTATACCGCAAAAAACtatcaaaagaaaaattgaaaatgataCACCTATTAAACCAATT ccaataaaACCATCCCCCGGCGGTGCGAGGAATCCGTTTCGGAAGCAGCAAGAAACAGCAAAGGTTGTCCAGAGTCCGCTAACCTTGACCGAGAGGACGCTTGTTGAGGTGCACGCCACTAAAGACCCAAGCGATGTGATTGTGT TCTTTGAAGCCACACGAAGGGGAAACATTCGTAGACTGGTTTTCTCGCAATAA